One genomic region from Phragmites australis chromosome 1, lpPhrAust1.1, whole genome shotgun sequence encodes:
- the LOC133930553 gene encoding uncharacterized protein LOC133930553: protein MEIQHVQQLFTDKTTATSTPSPTSCAAPDADGLVEASTPAVSSPKFTTAASTALSAEDIPDTKSPPRALTLCLGHDTDAPTSASAVTAVQTSPSTSSMRDVTTSNPEHAAAPLSTIDDVAKVVTTAMPTRCSTPGRGCDARVPAPMSDPDTTPTPLTATCTLVMDKGRDFYIDGDSYVSHYAHDATRESDENAGH, encoded by the coding sequence ATGGAAATTCAGCACGTGCAGCAGCTATTCACTGACAAGACCACGGCGACATCCACCCCGTCCCCGACATCATGCGCTGCCCCCGATGCCGACGGCCTGGTGGAGGCATCCACTCCAGCGGTGTCCTCGCCGAAATTTACCACTGCAGCTTCTACGGCTCTGAGCGCTGAGGACATCCCGGACACCAAGTCGCCACCCAGGGCTTTGACGCTTTGCCTCGGCCACGACACGGACGCGCCGACTTCTGCCAGCGCCGTCACCGCTGTTCAGACTTCGCCGtcaacctcctccatgcgcGACGTCACCACCAGCAACCCAGAACACGCTGCTGCGCCTCTATCCACCATCGACGACGTCGCCAAGGTTGTCACCACAGCCATGCCCACCAGGTGTTCGACGCCGGGTCGCGGCTGCGACGCGCGCGTTCCGGCGCCCATGAGCGATCCTGACACCACCCCGACTCCACTCACGGCCACGTGCACGCTCGTCATGGACAAGGGACGCGATTTCTACATCGATGGCGATAGCTACGTCAGCCACTACGCGCACGACGCCACGAGGGAGTCCGACGAGAATGCAGGACATTGA
- the LOC133888584 gene encoding uncharacterized protein LOC133888584, with the protein MSSWLRSAVSKAVEAGGRSGVARTVLGYADAVAHQAGQAVAEGAKIINDRMGAQNYKSVKQTVKRLEEAAVSSRGDERVQVLRRWLRALQEVEAEIGGSDGTAGQNVSSNEPKSSKASLARVLFYDADIGGPPMNFRDVFLYSQAPEGITLSMILEAPKEEEVSLLLEIFGICLTGGKEVNNAIVSSIQDLAKSFSNYHDEVLVKREELLQFTQSAISGLKRNADIVRIDTEAVELWKKLDEKEASRVQSVDDSDKVTEKTAVAIVESFKEALTEVQFCSRMEELLLKKKSINTGDSLEIHSQKVDKLKVLATSLANSSSKAEKRILDHRRQKEEALNFRAKKENEVIAVEKELTAEISELEKQRDELEAQLKKVNISLNAAVGRLKQTREESDQFHEASDQMIFSLQAKENELSKSIDSCNAEAGVVKTWINFLEDTWQLQSSYNEQKDNKTNDELERCTSNFLKLTKCHLSKFEEVLSPSVERIRTYVDNLAVLNSREESIEHEDDEVSEKTSPQKSLEEEYLETEKKIVIAFSIVDRMKKMFYSEQGANSRRDDAEVRNLFSEIEKLKEAFESVERPTLDIEVRKAKVPTKDRSELSPSPAQTPSSPKDVPVDAPKSPVKPEQTLGPDSELAKLELEFGKVNKYPEISGWDFDELEEELRADISKSSNPK; encoded by the exons ATGTCGTCGTGGCTGCGGAGCGCGGTGAGCAAGGCCGTCGAGGCGGGCGGCCGCAGCGGCGTGGCCCGCACCGTCCTGGGCTACGCCGACGCCGTCGCCCACCAAGCTGGCCAGGCCGTCGCCGAGGGAGCTAAGATCATCAACGACCGCATG GGCGCCCAGAACTACAAAAGCGTCAAGCAAACAGTTAAGCGCTTGGAAGAGGCAGCGGTTTCATCACGTGGGGACGAGAGAGTTCAGGTTCTAAGGCGTTGGCTCAGGGCGCTGCAGGAGGTTGAGGCGGAAATCGGAGGTTCGGATGGGACTGCTGGACAGAATGTCTCTTCAAATGAGCCAAAATCCTCAAAAGCATCATTGGCAAGA GTTTTGTTTTATGACGCTGATATTGGAGGGCCTCCTATGAACTTCCGAGATGTATTCCTCTATAGCCAAGCTCCTGAGGGCATTACGTTGTCCATG ATTCTTGAAGCTCCTAAGGAAGAAGAGGTTTCCCTTCTTTTAGAAATTTTCGG AATATGTCTTACAGGGGGGAAAGAAGTTAATAATGCTATAGTGAGCAGTATACAGGACTTGGCAAAATCATTCTCAAATTACCATGATGAAGTCCTG GTGAAACGTGAAGAGCTCCTTCAGTTTACACAAAGTGCCATTTCAGGGCTAAAGAGGAATGCTGACATTGTGAG GATAGATACTGAAGCTGTAGAGTTGTGGAAGAAACTAGATGAAAAGGAGGCATCACGAGTTCAATCAGTTGACGATTCTGATAAAGTTACAGAAAAGACCGCTGTTGCAATTGTTGAG TCATTCAAAGAAGCACTCACCGAAGTCCAATTTTGCTCTAGAATGGAGGAGCTTTTATTGAAGAAAAAATCAATTAATACTGGGGACTCCCTAGAGATCCATTCCCAAAag GTTGACAAATTAAAGGTATTGGCGACTTCCCTTGCTAATTCATCCTCCAAGGCGGAGAAGCGTATTTTGGATCACAG ACGCCAGAAAGAAGAGGCTCTTAACTTTCGTGCTAAAAAGGAGAATGAAGTGATTGCAGTTGAAAAG GAGTTGACTGCTGAGATTTCTGAATTGGAGAAACAAAGGGATGAACTTGAGGCACAGTTGAAGAAG GTCAACATTTCACTGAATGCTGCTGTTGGTCGGCTCAAGCAAACGAGGGAAGAGAGTGACCAATTTCATGAAGCAAGCGACCAGATGATATTTAGTTTACAAGCAAAG GAGAATGAACTTTCGAAATCTATTGACTCATGTAACGCGGAGGCTGGTGTAGTCAAGACTTGGATAAATTTCCTTGAGGATACATGGCAACTTCAGTCATCATACAATGAACAGAAGGATAATAAAACTAA TGATGAGCTGGAGAGATGCACAAGCAATTTTCTGAAGTTGACCAAATGCCACCTTTCTAAATTCGAG GAAGTTCTTAGTCCATCAGTTGAGCGTATTCGCACATACGTGGATAATTTGGCAGTCTTAAATTCAAG GGAGGAGTCAATAGAACACGAAGATGATGAGGTTTCCGAAAAGACAAGTCCACAAAAGTCCCTTGAGGAGGAATATTTGGAAACTGAAAAGAAG ATCGTAATTGCCTTTAGCATTGTAGATCGCATGAAGAAGATGTTCTATTCTGAGCAAGGGGCTAATTCTAG GCGAGATGATGCAGAGGTCAGGAACTTATTTTCTGAGATAGAGAAGCTGAAAGAGGCATTCGAGTCTGTAGAAAGGCCAACACTAGACATTGAAGTCCGCAAGGCAAAGGTGCCAACCAAGGACAGATCTGAATTGAGCCCTTCACCTGCTCAGACACCCTCTTCGCCTAAAGATGTGCCTGTGGACGCTCCAAAATCTCCGGTTAAACCTGAGCAGACGCTGGGCCCCGATTCAGAGCTTGCAAAGCTAGAATTAGAATTCGGGAAAGTTAACAAATACCCTGAGATAAGTGGTTGGGACTTCGACGAGCTTGAAGAGGAGCTGCGAGCCGACATATCTaaatcaagcaatccaaaataA
- the LOC133887220 gene encoding dirigent protein 10-like — translation MAFKKPAMSFSSLLLLLLLASGAIAARPTRQLTSGDDDDTGADAPAAAPAALPGAADAPIAANAIPAAAAGAGAGVSGGAAAAPIAASTIPVAAGANPASGDHQMVFFMHDILGGTNPSARIVAGIVDNMAVTGQLPFARPNGAVLPLNSGVNVNSGAASAINNNNIPFLTGLGGATNAAKSSNSNNNNNGVPVFAGGSLPQGTTFQKLLFGTMTVVDDELTEAPALGSAAVGRAQGFYIASSEEGVSQTVAVTAMFKEGGFADTISFFGVHRTADSESHLAVIGGTGKYVGAKGFAKVAVVRPGGVVASGAVLETDGVETVLQFTVFLMY, via the coding sequence ATGGCATTCAAGAAACCAGCCATGTCCTTCTCTTCCCTTCTCCTCCTACTCCTCCTCGCGTCCGGCGCCATCGCGGCGAGGCCGACACGCCAGCTGACTTCCGGCGATGACGACGACACCGGTGCTGATGCTCCCGCTGCCGCACCGGCGGCACTACCCGGGGCAGCCGACGCACCGATCGCTGCCAATGCCATCCCGGCTGCGGCAGCAGGGGCCGGTGCGGGGGTGTCTGGTGGCGCTGCGGCAGCTCCGATCGCTGCAAGCACTATCCCGGTGGCGGCAGGGGCGAACCCAGCGAGCGGCGACCACCAGATGGTCTTCTTCATGCACGACATCCTGGGGGGCACGAACCCGTCGGCACGCATCGTGGCCGGCATCGTTGACAACATGGCGGTCACCGGCCAGCTCCCCTTCGCGCGCCCCAATGGAGCCGTGCTCCCCCTCAACAGCGGCGTCAACGTCAACTCCGGCGCGGCCAGTgccatcaacaacaacaacatcccCTTCCTTACGGGCCTCGGCGGCGCTACCAACGCGGCCAAGtccagcaacagcaacaacaacaataacggCGTCCCTGTTTTCGCCGGTGGCAGCCTCCCCCAGGGTACCACGTTCCAGAAGCTCCTCTTCGGGACCATGACGGTGGTCGACGACGAGCTCACGGAGGCGCCGGCACTGGGTTCCGCGGCGGTGGGCAGGGCGCAGGGTTTCTACATCGCCAGCTCAGAGGAGGGCGTGAGCCAGACAGTGGCGGTCACGGCCATGTTCAAGGAAGGCGGGTTCGCGGACACCATCAGCTTCTTCGGCGTGCACCGCACGGCAGACTCGGAGTCGCACCTCGCCGTCATCGGCGGCACAGGGAAGTACGTCGGGGCGAAGGGCTTCGCCAAAGTGGCCGTGGTGAGGCCCGGAGGGGTGGTGGCGTCCGGCGCGGTGCTCGAGACCGACGGCGTCGAGACCGTGCTCCAGTTCACCGTGTTCCTCATGTACTAG